The following are encoded together in the Pygocentrus nattereri isolate fPygNat1 chromosome 3, fPygNat1.pri, whole genome shotgun sequence genome:
- the arf2b gene encoding ADP-ribosylation factor 2b codes for MGNVFGNLFKSLFGKKEMRILMVGLDAAGKTTILYKLKLGEIVTTIPTIGFNVETVEYKNISFTVWDVGGQDKIRPLWRHYFQNTQGLIFVVDSNDRERVNEAREELTRMLAEDELRDAVLLVFANKQDLPNAMNAAEITDKLGLHALRHRNWYIQATCATSGDGLYEGLDWLSNQLKNQK; via the exons ATGGGGAATGTCTTTGGTAATCTCTTTAAAAGTTTGTTTGGGAAGAAGGAGATGAGGATTCTGATGGTGGGATTGGATGCTGCTGGGAAGACCACCATTTTATACAAACTCAAACTGGGAGAGATCGTCACCACGATCCCAACAATCG gTTTTAATGTTGAGACAGTAGAGTACAAGaatatcagttttacagtgtgggATGTTGGTGGTCAGGACAAAATCAGACCACTGTGGAGGCACTACTTCCAGAACACGCAAG GCCTGATCTTTGTAGTGGACAGCAACGACAGGGAGCGAGTGAATGAAGCAAGGGAGGAGTTGACGAGAATGTTGGCGGAAGATGAGCTGCGTGATGCTGTTCTCCTTGTTTTTGCAAACAAACAG GACCTACCCAACGCAATGAATGCAGCTGAGATCACGGATAAACTGGGCCTTCATGCACTGCGTCATCGCAACTGGTACATTCAGGCTACATGTGCCACCAGCGGCGATGGTCTCTATGAGGGGCTTGACTGGCTCTCCAACCAGCTCAAAAACCAGAAATGA